The following are encoded together in the Hoplias malabaricus isolate fHopMal1 chromosome 3, fHopMal1.hap1, whole genome shotgun sequence genome:
- the mfsd8 gene encoding major facilitator superfamily domain-containing protein 8 isoform X2, with product MMRLNVCFSSIEDADRSRWKSIRVMYFTMFLSSVGFTIVITSIWPYLQKIDHTADASFLGWVVAAYSLGQMVASPLFGLWSNHRPRREPLVCSIFINVSANIYYSYVYLPPSYNKYHMLLARAFVGFGAGNVAVVRSFVAGATSLKERTSAMANMSACQALGFILGPALQAALSFIGEKGFFVDFLQLNFNMYTAPALLAACFGVINVLLVIIVLREHRVDDHGKQIRAINYVSEEQVSIAPDVEGDIDQIAVLTSNILFFIILFIFAVFETISTPLSMDMFSWTRKDAVLYNGIILAAIGFESIIVFLAVKLISMRIGDRPVLLSGLVIIFIGFFILLPWGNRYPKIQWADIQNNSMPAIALAANPHPNDTVDPTGCPFEQIWCQYTPAIHLAQYITSDILIGVGYPACNVMSYTLYSKILGPKPQGVYMGWLTASGSGARTLGPVFVSQVYTLLGPRWAFSLICAIVLAAIILLTAMYKRLIAFSVRYGRIEER from the exons CATTGAAGATGCTGACAGGAGCCGATGGAAATCTATCAGGGTTATGTATTTCACCATGTTCCTCAGCAGTGTGG GTTTTACAATTGTCATCACTTCAATATGGCCATATCTTCAAAAG aTTGATCACACCGCTGATGCCAGTTTCCTGGGCTGGGTAGTGGCTGCCTATAGCTTGGGGCAAATGGTAGCTTCCCCCCTTTTTGGACTTTGGTCCAATCACAGGCCTCGAAGGGAACCACTGGTCTGCTCCATATTCATCAATGTTTCTGCCAACATCTACTATTCCTATGTCTACCTCCCTCCGTCTTATAACAAATACCATATGCTTCTGGCTCGGGCATTTGTTGGATTTGGAGCAG GTAATGTAGCTGTCGTGAGGTCTTTCGTGGCAGGTGCCACCTCCCTGAAGGAAAGAACCAGTGCAATGGCCAACATGAGTGCCTGCCAAGCCCTGGGATTCATTCTTGGACCGG CTCTTCAGGCCGCTCTTTCATTCATTGGTGAAAAAGGCTTCTTTGTGGATTTCCTTCAACTGAATTTTAATATGTACACGGCTCCAGCACTTCTCGCAGCCTGCTTTGGTGTTATCAATGTCTTGCTGGTTATTATAGTCTTGAG GGAGCATCGTGTTGATGACCACGGGAAACAGATCAGAGCTATTAACTACGTCTCAGAAG AGCAAGTATCTATTGCCCCTGATGTAGAGGGAGATATTGACCAAATTGCAGTGCTTACGTCTAACATCCTTTTCTTCATCATCCTCTTCATTTTTGCTGTGTTTGAAAC TATATCCACCCCTTTATCTATGGACATGTTTTCATGGACAAGGAAGGATGCTGTTCTGTACAATGGGATCATATTGGCAGCAATTGGCTTTGAGTCTATCATAGTATTTCTTGCAGTTAAATTGATTTCAATGAG GATCGGTGATCGCCCTGTTCTCTTAAGTGGCTTGGTCATCATATTTATTGGCTTCTTTATTTTGTTACCTTGGGGAAATCGCTACCCAAAGATTCAATGGGCAG ACATTCAGAATAACTCTATGCCAGCTATTGCTCTGGCAGCCAACCCACATCCTAATGATACAGTGGACCCCACTGGATGTCCATTTGAACAGATCTGGTGCCAGTATACCCCTGCCATCCACCTGGCACAGTACATCACATCTGACATTCTCATTGGTGTTGGCTACCCTGCATGTAATGTCATGTCTTACACACTATACTCAAAGATACTGGGACCCAAACCACAG GGTGTGTACATGGGCTGGCTCACTGCTTCAGGCAGTGGTGCTCGGACATTGGGGCCAGTGTTTGTTTCTCAGGTCTACACTCTCTTAGGACCTCGATGGGCCTTCAGTCTAATATGTGCCATTGTGTTGGCAGCAATCATACTGCTCACTGCAATGTACAAGAGACTTATTGCTTTCTCTGTGCGTTACGGAAGGATAGAGGAAAGATGA
- the mfsd8 gene encoding major facilitator superfamily domain-containing protein 8 isoform X1 — translation MSLLESEDENTPLLPGDAEIIEDADRSRWKSIRVMYFTMFLSSVGFTIVITSIWPYLQKIDHTADASFLGWVVAAYSLGQMVASPLFGLWSNHRPRREPLVCSIFINVSANIYYSYVYLPPSYNKYHMLLARAFVGFGAGNVAVVRSFVAGATSLKERTSAMANMSACQALGFILGPALQAALSFIGEKGFFVDFLQLNFNMYTAPALLAACFGVINVLLVIIVLREHRVDDHGKQIRAINYVSEEQVSIAPDVEGDIDQIAVLTSNILFFIILFIFAVFETISTPLSMDMFSWTRKDAVLYNGIILAAIGFESIIVFLAVKLISMRIGDRPVLLSGLVIIFIGFFILLPWGNRYPKIQWADIQNNSMPAIALAANPHPNDTVDPTGCPFEQIWCQYTPAIHLAQYITSDILIGVGYPACNVMSYTLYSKILGPKPQGVYMGWLTASGSGARTLGPVFVSQVYTLLGPRWAFSLICAIVLAAIILLTAMYKRLIAFSVRYGRIEER, via the exons CATTGAAGATGCTGACAGGAGCCGATGGAAATCTATCAGGGTTATGTATTTCACCATGTTCCTCAGCAGTGTGG GTTTTACAATTGTCATCACTTCAATATGGCCATATCTTCAAAAG aTTGATCACACCGCTGATGCCAGTTTCCTGGGCTGGGTAGTGGCTGCCTATAGCTTGGGGCAAATGGTAGCTTCCCCCCTTTTTGGACTTTGGTCCAATCACAGGCCTCGAAGGGAACCACTGGTCTGCTCCATATTCATCAATGTTTCTGCCAACATCTACTATTCCTATGTCTACCTCCCTCCGTCTTATAACAAATACCATATGCTTCTGGCTCGGGCATTTGTTGGATTTGGAGCAG GTAATGTAGCTGTCGTGAGGTCTTTCGTGGCAGGTGCCACCTCCCTGAAGGAAAGAACCAGTGCAATGGCCAACATGAGTGCCTGCCAAGCCCTGGGATTCATTCTTGGACCGG CTCTTCAGGCCGCTCTTTCATTCATTGGTGAAAAAGGCTTCTTTGTGGATTTCCTTCAACTGAATTTTAATATGTACACGGCTCCAGCACTTCTCGCAGCCTGCTTTGGTGTTATCAATGTCTTGCTGGTTATTATAGTCTTGAG GGAGCATCGTGTTGATGACCACGGGAAACAGATCAGAGCTATTAACTACGTCTCAGAAG AGCAAGTATCTATTGCCCCTGATGTAGAGGGAGATATTGACCAAATTGCAGTGCTTACGTCTAACATCCTTTTCTTCATCATCCTCTTCATTTTTGCTGTGTTTGAAAC TATATCCACCCCTTTATCTATGGACATGTTTTCATGGACAAGGAAGGATGCTGTTCTGTACAATGGGATCATATTGGCAGCAATTGGCTTTGAGTCTATCATAGTATTTCTTGCAGTTAAATTGATTTCAATGAG GATCGGTGATCGCCCTGTTCTCTTAAGTGGCTTGGTCATCATATTTATTGGCTTCTTTATTTTGTTACCTTGGGGAAATCGCTACCCAAAGATTCAATGGGCAG ACATTCAGAATAACTCTATGCCAGCTATTGCTCTGGCAGCCAACCCACATCCTAATGATACAGTGGACCCCACTGGATGTCCATTTGAACAGATCTGGTGCCAGTATACCCCTGCCATCCACCTGGCACAGTACATCACATCTGACATTCTCATTGGTGTTGGCTACCCTGCATGTAATGTCATGTCTTACACACTATACTCAAAGATACTGGGACCCAAACCACAG GGTGTGTACATGGGCTGGCTCACTGCTTCAGGCAGTGGTGCTCGGACATTGGGGCCAGTGTTTGTTTCTCAGGTCTACACTCTCTTAGGACCTCGATGGGCCTTCAGTCTAATATGTGCCATTGTGTTGGCAGCAATCATACTGCTCACTGCAATGTACAAGAGACTTATTGCTTTCTCTGTGCGTTACGGAAGGATAGAGGAAAGATGA
- the mfsd8 gene encoding major facilitator superfamily domain-containing protein 8 isoform X3: protein MYFTMFLSSVGFTIVITSIWPYLQKIDHTADASFLGWVVAAYSLGQMVASPLFGLWSNHRPRREPLVCSIFINVSANIYYSYVYLPPSYNKYHMLLARAFVGFGAGNVAVVRSFVAGATSLKERTSAMANMSACQALGFILGPALQAALSFIGEKGFFVDFLQLNFNMYTAPALLAACFGVINVLLVIIVLREHRVDDHGKQIRAINYVSEEQVSIAPDVEGDIDQIAVLTSNILFFIILFIFAVFETISTPLSMDMFSWTRKDAVLYNGIILAAIGFESIIVFLAVKLISMRIGDRPVLLSGLVIIFIGFFILLPWGNRYPKIQWADIQNNSMPAIALAANPHPNDTVDPTGCPFEQIWCQYTPAIHLAQYITSDILIGVGYPACNVMSYTLYSKILGPKPQGVYMGWLTASGSGARTLGPVFVSQVYTLLGPRWAFSLICAIVLAAIILLTAMYKRLIAFSVRYGRIEER, encoded by the exons ATGTATTTCACCATGTTCCTCAGCAGTGTGG GTTTTACAATTGTCATCACTTCAATATGGCCATATCTTCAAAAG aTTGATCACACCGCTGATGCCAGTTTCCTGGGCTGGGTAGTGGCTGCCTATAGCTTGGGGCAAATGGTAGCTTCCCCCCTTTTTGGACTTTGGTCCAATCACAGGCCTCGAAGGGAACCACTGGTCTGCTCCATATTCATCAATGTTTCTGCCAACATCTACTATTCCTATGTCTACCTCCCTCCGTCTTATAACAAATACCATATGCTTCTGGCTCGGGCATTTGTTGGATTTGGAGCAG GTAATGTAGCTGTCGTGAGGTCTTTCGTGGCAGGTGCCACCTCCCTGAAGGAAAGAACCAGTGCAATGGCCAACATGAGTGCCTGCCAAGCCCTGGGATTCATTCTTGGACCGG CTCTTCAGGCCGCTCTTTCATTCATTGGTGAAAAAGGCTTCTTTGTGGATTTCCTTCAACTGAATTTTAATATGTACACGGCTCCAGCACTTCTCGCAGCCTGCTTTGGTGTTATCAATGTCTTGCTGGTTATTATAGTCTTGAG GGAGCATCGTGTTGATGACCACGGGAAACAGATCAGAGCTATTAACTACGTCTCAGAAG AGCAAGTATCTATTGCCCCTGATGTAGAGGGAGATATTGACCAAATTGCAGTGCTTACGTCTAACATCCTTTTCTTCATCATCCTCTTCATTTTTGCTGTGTTTGAAAC TATATCCACCCCTTTATCTATGGACATGTTTTCATGGACAAGGAAGGATGCTGTTCTGTACAATGGGATCATATTGGCAGCAATTGGCTTTGAGTCTATCATAGTATTTCTTGCAGTTAAATTGATTTCAATGAG GATCGGTGATCGCCCTGTTCTCTTAAGTGGCTTGGTCATCATATTTATTGGCTTCTTTATTTTGTTACCTTGGGGAAATCGCTACCCAAAGATTCAATGGGCAG ACATTCAGAATAACTCTATGCCAGCTATTGCTCTGGCAGCCAACCCACATCCTAATGATACAGTGGACCCCACTGGATGTCCATTTGAACAGATCTGGTGCCAGTATACCCCTGCCATCCACCTGGCACAGTACATCACATCTGACATTCTCATTGGTGTTGGCTACCCTGCATGTAATGTCATGTCTTACACACTATACTCAAAGATACTGGGACCCAAACCACAG GGTGTGTACATGGGCTGGCTCACTGCTTCAGGCAGTGGTGCTCGGACATTGGGGCCAGTGTTTGTTTCTCAGGTCTACACTCTCTTAGGACCTCGATGGGCCTTCAGTCTAATATGTGCCATTGTGTTGGCAGCAATCATACTGCTCACTGCAATGTACAAGAGACTTATTGCTTTCTCTGTGCGTTACGGAAGGATAGAGGAAAGATGA